TATAAAACTGCAGCTGGAAAGTGACAAGAAAGCACAGGAAATTAAGTTGATCAACATTCTTCGGGCACAGCGTGAACAGGTCTATAACAACTTAAAACTGGTGGAAGAAAACCAACGGGAACGACTGAAGTTTTCAGAACTTGAATCAGAGAAAAAAGAACAGCAGCTTCGTTTGGCAAAACTGGAAACCCAGCAGAAGAATAACGATATTAATAATTTCAAAAAGCTACTGGCATTCAAGGAAAAGATTAATACTTACTACATTTTTTTTATTATCTTTTTTATTGTTCTGATCCTCTTATTGCTCTATGCCTATAAGCAACGTGCTAAGTCTATGAAACAAAGAGACGAATTGCATGCCCTGGCTATGGAAAAAGAGAAACAAAATTCAAAAATTTCCACACTTACAGCATTGCTTGAAGGGCAGGAACAGGAACGAGGCCGTCTTGCCCGTGATCTTCATGACGGATTGGGAGGTTTGCTTTCAGGAACTAAACATCAACTGTCTTATTTAAATCCTCATCAATCTGAAAATATAGAGGAGGGAATTTCAAAATCGATTGATCAGATTGATGGAGCTGTAGAAGAGTTAAGACGGGTAGCGCATAATTTAATGCCTGATTTATTAACGAAATACGGTTTGGAAGTAGCCATTCAGGAGTTTGCTTCCCGCATATCCAATAATGCATTAGAGATCCATACCGAATTTATCAATTACAGTAATTCCATATCACAGGAAAAGCAGCTGATTATATACAGAATTATTCAGGAATTGGTCAACAACGCGATAAAACATGCTGATACATCCGAAATTATTGTTCAGATAAGTGAAGAAGAAAACCTATTAAATCTTACAGTAGAAGATAATGGTAAAGGTTTCGACCATACAAGCCTAGATGTTAGAAAAACAGCAGGGTTTCACAATATAGAATTAAGAGTCCAATTTTTAAAAGGAACGATGAATATCACCTCCGAATTGAATATTGGTACCAGTATAGAACTTCAAATTCCCATTCATTAAACATGATAAAAGTAGCCATAACAGATGATCATCCACTTCTCTTAGAAGGACTGAAGAATATTTTAGGAAACAGCAATACGATAGATGTTGTAGATTGTTTCAGAAACGTTTCTGAAATGAATGCAGGCCTGGCAAAACAAGCAGTCGATATTTTGTTGCTGGACATCAATCTGGTAGATATCAACAGTATCGAACTGATTAAACCATTGAAGAAAAAGTATGGAAATCTGCAAATTATTATGCTTAGCGTTCACAATGAACTGCCTGTAATTAACAGTACTCTTGCTGAAGGTGCTTTGGGATACATTCAGAAAAATGCTTCGGTTTCCGAAATCCTTGAAGGGATTACTGCCGTATATGCAGGTAACCGGTTTTTATGCTCACAAACCAAGTCTGTTCTGGAGAAAAAAAATGGAGGTGGATTAAATCAGGTTCCGAAACTGACACGAAGAGAAAAGGAAATTTTAGCCGAAGCAGCAAAAGGACTTACAACCAATCAAATGGCAGAAAAGCTCTTCATAAGCCCGCACACGGTAGAAAGCCACAGAAAAAACCTTATTGAAAAATTTCAAACCTCTAATCTTAGTTCTGCTATTAAACTGGCCATAGAATACGGTTTGGTGATCGAATAAAATATTCATCCAGCAAAAAGGTCTGCTTACATCGTAAAAGCAGACCTTTTTTTATATAATCAAATAATTGGGTGTGTACTCATTAATCTTTGAACCTCAAAGCAGCCTGAAACAGGTTTTTCTTTCCTACTAAATCATATTCGTCGTTATATGCAGGCTCATACATTAATATGAAAACGCTGCCGTCAAAATCCTTTAAATCAATGGGCTGATCCACCATGATGTCATAAAAACGAGTAATGGTACGTGTAGCTGTCCATTGTTTTGCATTACCTTTAGGATTTTTATCGAATCTATGATCTTTCGCATCAGTATAATACCAATACGAAGGCGCCGAATCCATTAAAAACATTTCTTTGTCCTTATTATACAGCTCCTCCGCCATACCCGTATTCTGAAACCAGGGAATCTCGGTGTTCAAAACGCCCAGAGCTCCGGCATAAATATCTTTATTTGTAGTGGCACCCACTAAAAACCCTTCCAGATTGGAGGACGTAATTTCAAATTGGAAGGTTGATTTTTTCAGGTCGTAGACATCATTTACAGGTTTAATTACTTTTCCGTCCTGTTTAATAACTACCTTCAGCGATTGTGCAAAAGTTATAAAACTTAGTAAACAAAAAAGAATGGTCAAACTTAATTTTTTCATTGTTCTCTTTAAATATTAGCGCAAAGATATTAGACTTTAATACCATATGCACTGGCTGGTTTCAGGGGTTTTTAGTGATGGAAGCACGAAGTTATTGAAGTTCTATAACGGAATTTCAGGCGTATGTTGTTCATTTCTGATGTTTTGTTCTGTTGATTGCATCCCACAAAAACAACCATAGATGATATAACGATTTGATTTAATATTTTCATTTTCTCTATTTTGGGCAAATGTATCAGTATTCAGACCAGCAGCCAACAAAACCGCCTGATATAGGGAATAAATGGCCGAAAACAGGGATATATTGAATGGCAGAATTTGGACAATTTTACCAAACGATAAACTAAGTATTGTAAATTATTTATAAAAAATGAAAAACGTAATAACCAGCCTTTCAGTTGTGATTGTTTTGTTAGCTTCCTGTTCACCTGCTACAGAAAAAAAAGTGGAAAAAGTGGCTTCTACGGATGCGAAAACAGCTCGGGTACCTGCATCTGGCCCGGAAAAAAATAATAAATCAAAATCAGAGATTCCAAGTGATTTCTCTACATTGGTTCCTATTGATGTATTGAATGGTAAAAGCACAAGTGTATATGAGAAATATGGGATAGAATTCTCCGGCAACTGCTATTCATGCGATTTAGCAAGCTTATCCATCACAAAGAATAAAATAATATGGACAAACGTTTGCGATGAAAAAGATACATTTGAAATCAGTGATTTCTCATTCTCTAATGAAGGAAACAAAACTGTTTTTAAAACATCAGAAAGAACTTATATTTTAACTCAAATAGATAAGAAAGCGCCTGTTTATGAATTGGTAATAGAAGGCCAGAAACTGGAATTAAAAAACAAAAGAGTATCCAAATATTTCACCACCCAAAAAGCTTTGCCCCTTTTTACAGAGCATGATTGCGGTGATTTTGAAGGATAGTAAAGCCTTATAAGTATTTAAAATAAAAAACCTCAAATTGCTTTGAGGTTTTATATGTAAAATAATGACTTAATTATTTTGCCGGTTTTTTAGGACTCATCATCATAATCATCCTTTTTCCTTCAAGTTTAGGAAGCTGGTCTACTTTACCTACATGCTCTAGTTCCTGAGCTAGTTTTAAAAGCAAAATTTCTCCCTGGTCCTTAAAGATAATCGAACGTCCTTTAAAAAATACGTAGGTTTTTAGCTTAGAACCTTCTTCAAGGAATTTTTCAGCATGCTTCTTCTTGAATTCATAATCATGGTCATCAGTCTGAGGTCCGAAACGGATCTCTTTTACAACCACTTTTACTTGCTTAGCTTTAAGTTCCTTCTGTTTTTTCTTTTGCTCATATAAGAATTTTTTGTATTCTAATATTCTTGCAATAAAAGGTTCAGCCTTATCAGAAATTACTACTAAATCCAATTCCTGGTCCGCAGCAATCTGTCTTGCTTTGTCAATTGGATAAATTCCTGGCTCTACGTTATCGCCCACCAAACGAAGCTCTCTCACACGAATTTTATCGTTGATCAAGTGTAAGTCCTCCTGTACAGGACGTCTTTGTGGGCCCCTGTTGTTAAATCTTTGTGCTATTGTATTATAATTTTATTGGTTAATTACTTAATTTAATTTGATTCAAATATTGAAAAATTGAAAAATTCCGTTACTATATTAACTTTTGAATCCTTCAATCTTTTAATTTTAAATTATATGGCTGCCTCCTTTTTAAAGTAAGCAACGAAATCCTCCAGTTTCATCACTCCAAGATCTCCTTCTCCACGTCTTCTTACAGAAATCGTGCCTTCTTTTTCTTCATTTTCTCCCACTACAAGCATGAAAGGAATCTTATTCAATTCTGCATCACGGATCTTCTTACCCGTCTTCTCGTTTCTGTCATCAATCTGACCGCTAATATCGTGATTTTCCAAAAATTGTGAAACTTTTTTTGAATAATCTACATATTTTTCACTGATCGGTAGAATAATAAACTGATCCGGGCTCAGCCATAATGGGAAATCACCTGCTGTATTTTCCAGCAAAATAGCAATGAAACGCTCCATAGAACCAAATGGTGCTCTGTGGATCATTACCGGTCTGTGTTTTTCATTATCATTTCCGATATAATGAAGATCAAATCTTTCAGGAAGGTTATAATCTACCTGGATGGTTCCCAGCTGCCATTTTCTTCCCAAAGCATCTTTCACCATGAAGTCAAGTTTAGGACCATAGAATGCGGCTTCACCATATTCTACAACTGTTTTTAATCCTTTCTTCTGAGCTGCATTGATGATTGCGCTTTCTGCTTTCTCCCAATTTTCATCAGAACCGATATATTTTTCTCTGTTTTCAGGATCTCTTAAAGATACCTGCGTTACAAAGTCTTCAAAACCTAATGATTTGAAAACATAAAGAGTTAAATCAATTACTTTTTCAAACTCTTCAGAAAGCTGATCCGGAGTACAGAAAAGGTGGGCATCATCCTGAGTAAATCCACGAACTCTCGTTAAACCGTGAAGCTCTCCACTTTGCTCATATCTGTATACTGTACCGAATTCTGCATATCTCTTAGGCAAATCTCTGTAGCTCCATTGTGAAGTTTTATAAATTTCACAGTGGTGAGGGCAGTTCATTGGCTTCAGCAAAAATTCTTCTCCTTCATTCGGCGTTTTGATCGGCTGGAAGCTGTCTGCTCCATATTTATCCCAGTGTCCTGAAGTTACATACAATTCTTTTGCTCCGATGTGAGGAGACATTACGAATTCATAACCTCCTTTTTTCTGAGCCTCAGAAAGGAAATTTTCCAATTTTCTTCTTAAAGCAGTACCTTTTGGTAACCAAAGTGGTAAACCGGCACCTACTTTTTCAGAGAATGCAAAAATTCCAAGTTCTTTACCTAATTTTCTGTGATCTCTTCTTTTAGCTTCCTCCAATCTTTCAAGATATTCAGTAAGATCTTTCTGCTTAGGGAAAGAAATACCATATACTCTTGTCAATTGAGGGTTCTTTTCATTTCCTCTCCAATAAGCTCCTGCTGCATTTAAAATTTTAACTGCCTTTACAATTCCCGTATTCGGAATATGGCCGCCACGACATAAGTCTGTGAAATTATCATGCGTTACAAAAGTGATTTCTCCATCATTAAGATTAGAGATCAGTTCTACTTTGTAAGGATTGTCTGCATATGTTTTTAAAGCATCTTCTTTAGAAACCGGATAAAGAGAGAATGTAGATCCTTTCTTTGCGTTTTCTAAGATCTTTTTCTCAATCTTTTCAAAATCTTTTTCAGATAAGCTTTCATCCCCGAAATCTACATCATAGTAGAATCCACTTTCGATGGCAGGGCCAATCGTCAACTTAGCATTAGGATAAAACTCAAGGATAGCCTGTGCCAAAAGGTGGGCAGAAGAGTGCCAGAAAGCCTTCTTTCCAAGATCATCATTCCAGGTCAAAAGCTGTACCGTAGAATCCGTGGTTATAGGTGTGGTTGTTTCTACTTGTTTGTCATTAACAATTGCGGAAATGGTGTTTCTAGCCAATCCCTCGCTTATAGATTTTGCCACATCTAGAGGAGTCACTGCTCCCTCGAATTCTTTGACACTATTGTCTGGAAGTGTAATTTTTATCATTGTTTACTAAGAAATTTTAAGATGCAAAAATACGGATTTTTTAGATAAAAT
The window above is part of the Chryseobacterium sp. MA9 genome. Proteins encoded here:
- the thrS gene encoding threonine--tRNA ligase, which gives rise to MIKITLPDNSVKEFEGAVTPLDVAKSISEGLARNTISAIVNDKQVETTTPITTDSTVQLLTWNDDLGKKAFWHSSAHLLAQAILEFYPNAKLTIGPAIESGFYYDVDFGDESLSEKDFEKIEKKILENAKKGSTFSLYPVSKEDALKTYADNPYKVELISNLNDGEITFVTHDNFTDLCRGGHIPNTGIVKAVKILNAAGAYWRGNEKNPQLTRVYGISFPKQKDLTEYLERLEEAKRRDHRKLGKELGIFAFSEKVGAGLPLWLPKGTALRRKLENFLSEAQKKGGYEFVMSPHIGAKELYVTSGHWDKYGADSFQPIKTPNEGEEFLLKPMNCPHHCEIYKTSQWSYRDLPKRYAEFGTVYRYEQSGELHGLTRVRGFTQDDAHLFCTPDQLSEEFEKVIDLTLYVFKSLGFEDFVTQVSLRDPENREKYIGSDENWEKAESAIINAAQKKGLKTVVEYGEAAFYGPKLDFMVKDALGRKWQLGTIQVDYNLPERFDLHYIGNDNEKHRPVMIHRAPFGSMERFIAILLENTAGDFPLWLSPDQFIILPISEKYVDYSKKVSQFLENHDISGQIDDRNEKTGKKIRDAELNKIPFMLVVGENEEKEGTISVRRRGEGDLGVMKLEDFVAYFKKEAAI
- a CDS encoding response regulator transcription factor; this encodes MIKVAITDDHPLLLEGLKNILGNSNTIDVVDCFRNVSEMNAGLAKQAVDILLLDINLVDINSIELIKPLKKKYGNLQIIMLSVHNELPVINSTLAEGALGYIQKNASVSEILEGITAVYAGNRFLCSQTKSVLEKKNGGGLNQVPKLTRREKEILAEAAKGLTTNQMAEKLFISPHTVESHRKNLIEKFQTSNLSSAIKLAIEYGLVIE
- a CDS encoding NusG domain II-containing protein — protein: MKKLSLTILFCLLSFITFAQSLKVVIKQDGKVIKPVNDVYDLKKSTFQFEITSSNLEGFLVGATTNKDIYAGALGVLNTEIPWFQNTGMAEELYNKDKEMFLMDSAPSYWYYTDAKDHRFDKNPKGNAKQWTATRTITRFYDIMVDQPIDLKDFDGSVFILMYEPAYNDEYDLVGKKNLFQAALRFKD
- the infC gene encoding translation initiation factor IF-3; translation: MINDKIRVRELRLVGDNVEPGIYPIDKARQIAADQELDLVVISDKAEPFIARILEYKKFLYEQKKKQKELKAKQVKVVVKEIRFGPQTDDHDYEFKKKHAEKFLEEGSKLKTYVFFKGRSIIFKDQGEILLLKLAQELEHVGKVDQLPKLEGKRMIMMMSPKKPAK